Proteins encoded in a region of the Pseudomonas shahriarae genome:
- a CDS encoding polyamine ABC transporter substrate-binding protein, translating to MNMLKSLVLCAAVLSTAAHAEEKTLRVYNWFDYITPKALDDFKAQNPAIKLIYDIFDTNEALEAKLLTGNSGYDVVVPSNVFLAKQVEAGVFQPLDRSQLPNWNHLDPKLMQLIEANDPGNKFAVPYMYGTILIGFNPDKVKAVLGADAPVDSWDLIFKPENISKLKQCGVALLDSPSEILPLALQHLGLDPNSSNPKDYVKAEALLMKIRPSITYFHSSKYMADIANGDICVAVGYSGSFSQAANRAREAKNGVIVDMRLPKEGAPIWFDMLAIPKGAKNPQDAYTFINYLLQPQVIAPISDFVGYPNPNKDATGLVDPAIRNNPNLYPTEAAMATLYTLKPLARDAERARTRAWTKIKSGT from the coding sequence ATGAACATGCTCAAGTCGCTTGTGCTCTGTGCCGCCGTGCTGAGCACCGCCGCCCACGCCGAAGAAAAAACCCTGCGGGTCTATAACTGGTTCGACTACATCACCCCCAAGGCCCTGGACGACTTCAAGGCCCAGAACCCGGCGATCAAACTGATCTACGACATCTTCGACACCAACGAGGCCCTGGAGGCCAAGCTGCTGACCGGCAACTCCGGCTACGACGTGGTAGTGCCGTCCAACGTGTTCCTGGCCAAGCAGGTCGAGGCCGGGGTGTTCCAACCCCTGGACCGCAGCCAGTTGCCGAACTGGAACCACCTCGATCCCAAGCTGATGCAGTTGATTGAAGCCAACGACCCGGGCAATAAATTCGCCGTGCCCTATATGTACGGCACCATCCTGATTGGCTTTAACCCGGACAAGGTCAAGGCCGTGCTGGGGGCCGACGCGCCGGTGGACAGCTGGGACTTGATCTTCAAGCCCGAGAACATCAGCAAGCTCAAGCAATGCGGGGTCGCGCTGCTGGATTCGCCATCGGAAATCCTGCCCCTGGCCTTGCAGCACCTGGGCCTGGACCCCAACAGCAGCAACCCCAAGGACTATGTAAAAGCCGAAGCGTTGCTGATGAAGATCCGCCCCTCCATCACCTACTTCCACTCCTCCAAGTACATGGCCGATATCGCCAACGGTGACATTTGCGTGGCCGTCGGCTACTCCGGCAGTTTCTCCCAGGCGGCCAACCGCGCCAGGGAAGCCAAGAACGGGGTGATTGTCGACATGCGCCTGCCCAAAGAGGGCGCGCCGATCTGGTTCGATATGCTGGCCATTCCCAAGGGCGCGAAAAACCCGCAGGACGCCTACACCTTTATCAATTACCTGCTGCAACCCCAGGTCATTGCGCCCATCAGCGACTTTGTCGGCTATCCCAACCCGAACAAGGACGCGACCGGGCTGGTGGATCCGGCGATCCGCAACAACCCTAACCTGTACCCGACCGAGGCGGCGATGGCTACGCTCTACACCCTCAAGCCGCTGGCCCGTGACGCCGAGCGCGCCAGGACCCGCGCCTGGACCAAGATCAAGTCCGGGACCTGA
- a CDS encoding PLP-dependent aminotransferase family protein, with amino-acid sequence MSPMSFNPAGIELDRRQGLTRQLYEALRQRVLDGRLASGTRLPASRDLAAALSISRNSVVRAYDQLYAEGFIEGRVGDGTYVAQLPTTDPGTKKLSTKVSTGLSTGLSPALSTKPANITGNLSSEVIHSPALGRLENNHLPLPPSGPPRAFRVGVPAFDLFPFDVWAKLNAAFWRKPDLQQLCYGNPAGDERLRGLIAAYLRSSRGMQCTAEQIVITSGAQQAISLCAQLLVGPGDSVAIENPGYRAAGHAFANAGAKLQGVEVDAEGIDCTALNALNDCRLAYVTPSHQYPTGVVMSLARRLELLAWAERTGGWIIEDDYDGEYRYSGAPLAPLAALDRSDRVLYVGTFGKVAFPALRLGYLVLPPGLVSAFTQRRAVDVRHSEVSTQAVMAEFMAAGHFQRHIRRMRRAALSRRNVLLAGWPDDVPGVGSLPGVAAGLHLTVRVQSLAREAQLVAQALAADVEINALSSYWLPDTHSAPAQRAGLVLGFAAVPEAAIAQALARLRKAWQVG; translated from the coding sequence ATGTCGCCCATGTCATTCAACCCTGCGGGTATTGAGCTGGATCGCCGTCAGGGCCTGACACGCCAGCTGTACGAGGCCCTGCGCCAGCGGGTGCTGGATGGGCGGCTGGCCAGTGGGACCCGGCTGCCCGCCAGCCGGGATCTGGCGGCGGCGTTGTCGATTTCCCGCAACAGCGTGGTGCGGGCCTACGATCAGTTGTATGCCGAAGGCTTTATCGAAGGACGGGTGGGCGATGGGACCTATGTGGCGCAATTGCCCACCACCGACCCGGGCACAAAAAAATTATCCACAAAAGTGTCCACAGGGTTATCAACAGGCTTATCCCCAGCCTTATCCACAAAACCCGCAAATATAACTGGGAATTTATCCAGTGAAGTTATCCACAGTCCCGCTCTGGGTCGTCTGGAAAACAACCATTTACCGCTGCCACCCAGTGGCCCTCCACGGGCTTTTCGTGTCGGTGTACCGGCCTTCGATCTGTTCCCGTTTGACGTCTGGGCCAAGCTGAATGCGGCTTTTTGGCGCAAGCCTGACCTGCAACAACTGTGTTACGGCAACCCGGCGGGGGATGAGCGATTGCGTGGGCTGATCGCGGCTTACTTGCGCAGCTCGCGAGGCATGCAATGCACCGCTGAGCAAATTGTGATCACCAGCGGCGCGCAACAGGCAATCAGCCTTTGTGCACAGCTACTGGTGGGCCCTGGGGATAGCGTGGCAATTGAAAATCCCGGCTACCGGGCGGCAGGGCATGCGTTTGCCAATGCCGGGGCAAAACTCCAGGGCGTGGAGGTGGACGCAGAGGGCATCGACTGCACGGCATTGAACGCGCTCAACGATTGCCGCCTGGCCTATGTCACGCCTTCCCACCAGTACCCGACGGGGGTGGTCATGAGCCTGGCCCGGCGCCTGGAGTTGCTGGCCTGGGCCGAGCGCACGGGCGGCTGGATCATCGAGGATGACTACGACGGTGAGTACCGTTACAGCGGCGCGCCCCTGGCACCGCTGGCGGCCCTGGATCGCAGTGATCGGGTGCTCTATGTGGGGACTTTCGGCAAAGTCGCGTTCCCGGCGTTGCGCCTGGGTTATCTGGTGCTGCCGCCGGGCTTGGTGAGCGCCTTCACCCAGCGGCGCGCCGTGGACGTACGGCATTCGGAGGTCAGCACCCAGGCGGTGATGGCCGAGTTCATGGCAGCGGGGCACTTCCAGCGGCACATCCGGCGCATGCGCCGCGCCGCCTTGAGTCGTCGCAATGTCTTGCTGGCCGGTTGGCCCGACGACGTGCCTGGCGTGGGTAGCCTGCCCGGTGTCGCGGCAGGCTTGCACCTCACAGTACGGGTGCAAAGCCTGGCCCGTGAGGCGCAGTTAGTCGCCCAGGCCCTGGCAGCGGATGTAGAAATCAACGCCCTGAGCAGCTATTGGCTGCCCGACACCCACTCGGCACCGGCCCAGCGCGCCGGCCTGGTGCTGGGGTTTGCCGCCGTGCCCGAAGCGGCTATCGCCCAGGCCCTGGCGCGGCTGCGCAAGGCCTGGCAGGTGGGTTGA
- a CDS encoding FMN-binding negative transcriptional regulator, translating into MYTPRAFALDDLPELQQLIRHTRLAQLVTFGEHGLQASHLPLLLNPDEGPNGTLYGHLAKANRQWQDLQNGSEALVIFAGAEAYVSPGFYPAKAEHGKVVPTWNYLAVHAYGQAEVFTDAERLLTLVSALTDRHENGRAQPWKVSDAPADYIDGMLKAIVGFALPIQRLQGKRKLSQNRSAADIAGVREGLAASFDVRDQTLARFIPKEPS; encoded by the coding sequence ATGTACACGCCTCGCGCCTTTGCCCTCGACGATTTGCCCGAACTGCAGCAACTGATCCGGCACACGCGCCTGGCGCAGTTGGTGACCTTTGGCGAGCACGGCCTGCAGGCCAGCCATTTGCCGCTGCTGCTCAACCCCGATGAAGGACCCAATGGCACCCTCTACGGCCATCTGGCCAAGGCCAATCGCCAGTGGCAAGACCTGCAGAACGGCAGCGAGGCCCTGGTGATTTTTGCCGGTGCCGAGGCCTATGTCAGCCCAGGGTTTTATCCGGCCAAGGCCGAACACGGCAAAGTGGTGCCCACCTGGAATTACCTGGCGGTCCACGCCTATGGCCAGGCCGAGGTGTTCACCGATGCCGAGCGCCTGCTCACACTGGTCAGCGCCCTGACCGACCGCCACGAAAACGGGCGCGCCCAACCGTGGAAAGTCAGCGATGCCCCGGCGGACTACATCGACGGCATGCTCAAGGCCATCGTCGGGTTCGCCCTGCCGATCCAGCGCCTGCAAGGCAAGCGCAAGCTCAGCCAGAACCGCAGCGCGGCGGATATCGCCGGCGTACGCGAAGGGCTGGCCGCAAGCTTTGACGTGCGTGACCAAACCCTCGCCCGATTCATTCCCAAGGAGCCTTCATGA
- a CDS encoding GNAT family N-acetyltransferase, whose protein sequence is MSQIDIRRVQAADHAAWLPLWQAYLRFYDTQLPDAVSTSTWQRLLDRNEPTHSALAWQDGKAVGMVNFIYHRSNWSIESSCYLQDLFVDATQRGAGVGRKLIEFVYTTAKAEGCCKVHWLTHETNATAIALYERIAERPGFIQFRKGL, encoded by the coding sequence ATGAGCCAGATCGACATCCGCCGGGTGCAAGCCGCCGACCACGCTGCCTGGTTGCCACTGTGGCAGGCCTACCTGCGCTTCTACGACACGCAGTTGCCGGACGCCGTCAGCACCAGCACCTGGCAACGCCTGCTCGACCGCAACGAGCCGACCCATTCGGCCCTGGCCTGGCAGGACGGCAAGGCGGTGGGTATGGTCAACTTCATCTATCACCGCTCCAACTGGAGCATCGAAAGCTCCTGTTACTTGCAAGACCTGTTCGTGGACGCCACCCAGCGCGGTGCCGGAGTTGGTCGCAAATTGATCGAATTCGTCTACACCACCGCCAAGGCCGAGGGGTGCTGCAAGGTCCACTGGTTGACCCATGAGACCAATGCCACTGCGATTGCGTTATACGAACGCATCGCCGAACGTCCCGGCTTTATCCAGTTTCGCAAAGGCCTTTAA
- a CDS encoding GNAT family N-acetyltransferase — MSTSLADWKGAPAPTAQLIEGRFIRLEKLDPARHTDSLWQALQGPGADPKLWDYLPYGPFTERAAFDAWLNNHAANSDPYFFSVIDRASGDVQGILSLMSIVPAQGRIEIGHVTFGAPMQRSPKSTEAVYLLARHAFELGYRRLEWKCNNGNARSKYAAERLGFSFEGVFRQHMVVKGQNRDTAWYSILDGEWPKVGAGFEAWLGEANQTADGQAKTLTECRG, encoded by the coding sequence ATGTCGACCTCACTCGCAGACTGGAAAGGCGCCCCGGCGCCCACCGCCCAACTGATCGAAGGGCGCTTTATCCGCCTGGAAAAACTCGACCCGGCCCGCCACACCGATAGCCTGTGGCAAGCCCTCCAGGGCCCCGGTGCCGACCCCAAGCTGTGGGACTATTTGCCCTACGGCCCGTTTACCGAGCGCGCCGCTTTTGATGCGTGGCTAAACAACCACGCGGCCAATAGCGATCCGTACTTTTTCAGCGTGATCGACCGCGCCAGCGGCGACGTGCAGGGCATCCTTAGCCTGATGTCGATCGTCCCGGCCCAGGGCCGCATCGAAATCGGCCACGTCACCTTCGGCGCCCCAATGCAGCGCTCACCGAAAAGCACCGAGGCCGTGTATCTGCTGGCCCGGCACGCGTTTGAGCTGGGCTACCGGCGCCTGGAATGGAAGTGCAACAACGGTAACGCCCGCTCCAAATACGCAGCCGAGCGCCTGGGGTTCAGTTTTGAAGGGGTGTTCCGCCAGCATATGGTGGTCAAGGGGCAGAACCGCGACACGGCGTGGTACTCGATCCTCGATGGAGAGTGGCCGAAGGTCGGCGCCGGGTTTGAGGCCTGGCTTGGGGAGGCTAACCAGACGGCCGATGGACAGGCGAAAACCCTGACTGAATGCCGGGGCTGA
- a CDS encoding helix-turn-helix domain-containing protein yields MDTRALLIESVEQGLAEGTLQVGEALRRLRVEVTGLHQTPFARMCRISLRTLVHIEHGEGNQTLKSLNAVFRPFGLQMGVVKVRRPLS; encoded by the coding sequence TTGGATACACGCGCCTTGTTGATCGAGAGTGTGGAGCAGGGCCTGGCCGAAGGTACCCTGCAGGTCGGCGAAGCCTTGCGCCGGCTGCGTGTGGAGGTCACCGGCCTGCACCAGACTCCGTTCGCCAGGATGTGCAGGATTTCCCTGCGCACCCTGGTGCATATCGAGCACGGTGAGGGCAATCAGACGCTCAAGTCGTTGAACGCGGTGTTCCGGCCGTTCGGCTTGCAGATGGGCGTGGTCAAGGTTCGGCGTCCGTTGAGCTGA
- a CDS encoding autotransporter outer membrane beta-barrel domain-containing protein, which yields MPCTSKRLALVITFALSALSIQLAAARGDMGSPPSEPEPASPFYFIDYATTGNGRAVAQVLDRAVDAVLESGDLSAREKYLIADDARYMGNLAPGRIGAVLEQLAASQNANLGSATQNSLKPLQSSLLAAMSDVSGDANGRVWLQGLGNAGSLDGQHGGGDLQQRNQGVVLGADWAVDPAWRMGVMGAKTTSDLSAKRFKAALDSWHLGAYAVRQDGPLALRLGAIHSNHAGLNKRSVDFDFIDHREQLKGKYTAQSQTVFSEMGYRADHGSFTVEPFAGIGYQRYQRERFKEKGGLSALNVGEQTQQNLSSTFGLRMTSLYTLDNQMPLKPHFSARWKHLYGDVGNRVRQSSAWVDRSVFNSDFTIEGTALDRNSMALQAGLGLGVSTTQSVGLTYTGDFGARSSNQAVMGQWTLTF from the coding sequence ATGCCCTGCACATCCAAACGACTCGCCCTTGTCATCACTTTCGCGCTGAGTGCGTTGAGCATTCAACTGGCCGCTGCACGCGGGGATATGGGGTCGCCGCCCAGCGAACCTGAACCGGCCAGTCCTTTTTATTTCATTGACTACGCCACCACCGGCAATGGCCGGGCTGTGGCCCAGGTGCTGGACCGTGCGGTGGATGCGGTGCTGGAGTCGGGCGACCTGAGCGCGCGAGAAAAGTATCTGATTGCAGATGACGCCCGCTATATGGGCAACCTGGCCCCTGGAAGAATCGGCGCGGTGCTGGAGCAACTGGCTGCCAGCCAGAACGCCAACCTGGGCAGCGCCACCCAGAACAGCCTGAAGCCACTGCAGAGCAGTTTGCTGGCGGCCATGAGCGACGTGAGCGGCGATGCCAACGGTCGTGTCTGGCTGCAGGGCCTGGGCAACGCCGGCAGCCTGGACGGCCAGCACGGCGGTGGCGATTTGCAACAGCGTAACCAGGGCGTGGTGCTGGGCGCCGATTGGGCCGTGGACCCCGCCTGGCGCATGGGTGTGATGGGGGCCAAGACGACCAGTGACCTGAGCGCCAAACGCTTCAAGGCCGCGCTCGACAGCTGGCACCTGGGGGCTTACGCGGTGCGCCAGGATGGGCCGCTGGCCTTGCGCCTGGGGGCGATCCACAGCAACCACGCCGGGTTGAACAAGCGCAGCGTGGATTTTGATTTCATCGACCATCGCGAACAACTCAAGGGCAAGTACACCGCGCAAAGCCAGACGGTTTTCAGCGAAATGGGCTATCGCGCGGACCACGGCAGTTTTACCGTCGAACCGTTCGCGGGTATCGGTTATCAGCGCTACCAGCGCGAGCGCTTCAAGGAAAAAGGCGGCCTCAGCGCCCTGAATGTCGGCGAGCAGACCCAGCAGAACCTGAGCAGCACCTTCGGCCTGCGCATGACCAGCCTCTATACCCTGGACAACCAGATGCCCCTCAAACCCCATTTCAGCGCCCGCTGGAAACACCTGTATGGCGATGTCGGCAACCGCGTGCGCCAGTCCTCGGCCTGGGTGGACAGGTCGGTGTTCAACAGCGATTTCACCATCGAGGGCACTGCCCTGGACCGCAATAGCATGGCCCTGCAAGCCGGGCTGGGGCTGGGCGTATCGACCACCCAGAGCGTGGGCCTGACCTACACCGGCGATTTTGGCGCACGCAGCAGCAACCAGGCCGTGATGGGCCAATGGACCCTGACGTTCTGA
- the oadA gene encoding sodium-extruding oxaloacetate decarboxylase subunit alpha, translating to MSKKIFVTDTILRDAHQSLLATRMRTDDMLPICDKLDKVGYWSLEVWGGATFDACVRFLKEDPWERLRKLRAALPNTRLQMLLRGQNLLGYRHYSDDVVKAFVAKAAVNGIDVFRIFDAMNDVRNLRVAIEAVKAAGKHAQGTIAYTTSPVHTVEAFVAQAKQLESMGCDSIAIKDMAGLLTPYATGELVKALKAEQSLPIFIHSHDTAGLAAMCQLKAIENGADHIDTAISSFAWGTSHPGTESMVAALKGSEFDTGLDLELLQEIGLYFYAVRKKYHQFESEFTAVDTRVQVNQVPGGMISNLANQLKEQGALNRMSEVLAEIPRVREDLGFPPLVTPTSQIVGTQAFFNVLAGERYKTITNEVKLYLQGGYGKAPGTVNEKLRRQAIGSEDVIDVRPADLLKPEMTKLRGEIGALAKSEEDVLTYAMFPDIGRKFLEERDAGTLAPEVLLPIPEAGGVARAGGEGVPTEFVIDVHGESYRVDITGVGVKAEGKRHFYLSIDGMPEEVVFEPLNEFVGGGTSKRKQASEPGHVSTAMPGNIVDVLVKEGDVVKAGQAVLITEAMKMETEVQAAIAGKVTAVHVAKGDRVNPGEILIEIEG from the coding sequence ATGAGCAAGAAGATCTTCGTTACCGACACCATCCTGCGCGACGCCCACCAATCGTTGCTGGCCACCCGCATGCGCACCGACGACATGCTGCCGATCTGCGACAAGCTCGACAAAGTCGGCTACTGGTCCCTGGAAGTCTGGGGCGGCGCGACCTTCGACGCCTGCGTACGCTTCTTGAAAGAAGACCCGTGGGAGCGCCTGCGCAAACTGCGCGCCGCGTTGCCCAATACGCGCCTGCAAATGCTGCTGCGTGGGCAGAACCTGCTGGGCTACCGCCATTACAGCGACGACGTGGTCAAAGCCTTCGTGGCAAAGGCAGCGGTAAATGGCATCGACGTGTTCCGTATCTTCGACGCCATGAACGACGTGCGTAACCTGCGCGTGGCCATCGAAGCGGTAAAAGCGGCCGGCAAACACGCCCAGGGCACCATCGCCTACACCACCAGCCCGGTGCACACCGTCGAGGCGTTCGTGGCCCAGGCCAAGCAGTTGGAGTCCATGGGGTGCGACTCCATTGCGATCAAGGACATGGCCGGCCTGCTGACCCCGTATGCCACTGGCGAACTGGTCAAGGCGCTGAAGGCCGAGCAGAGCCTGCCGATCTTTATCCACTCCCATGACACCGCCGGTTTGGCCGCGATGTGCCAACTCAAGGCTATCGAAAACGGTGCCGACCATATCGACACCGCCATCTCCAGCTTCGCCTGGGGCACCAGCCACCCGGGTACCGAGTCGATGGTCGCCGCCCTCAAAGGCAGCGAATTCGACACCGGCCTCGACCTGGAGCTGTTGCAGGAGATCGGTCTGTACTTCTATGCCGTGCGCAAGAAGTACCACCAGTTCGAAAGTGAATTCACCGCCGTCGACACCCGCGTGCAAGTCAACCAGGTGCCGGGTGGGATGATTTCCAACCTGGCCAACCAGCTCAAAGAGCAGGGCGCCCTCAACCGCATGAGCGAAGTGCTGGCGGAGATCCCACGGGTACGTGAAGACCTCGGCTTCCCGCCGCTGGTCACGCCAACCTCGCAAATCGTCGGCACCCAGGCGTTCTTCAACGTGCTGGCCGGCGAGCGCTACAAGACCATCACCAACGAAGTGAAGCTGTACCTGCAAGGCGGCTACGGCAAGGCGCCGGGCACGGTGAACGAGAAGTTGCGTCGCCAGGCCATCGGCAGCGAAGACGTGATCGACGTGCGCCCAGCCGACCTGCTCAAGCCGGAAATGACCAAGCTGCGTGGCGAAATCGGCGCGTTGGCCAAGTCCGAAGAAGACGTGCTGACCTACGCGATGTTCCCGGACATCGGCCGCAAGTTCCTTGAAGAGCGCGACGCCGGCACCCTCGCCCCAGAAGTATTGCTGCCGATCCCGGAAGCCGGCGGCGTGGCCCGTGCCGGCGGTGAAGGTGTGCCGACCGAGTTCGTGATCGACGTGCACGGCGAAAGCTACCGCGTGGATATCACCGGTGTTGGCGTCAAGGCCGAAGGCAAGCGTCACTTCTACCTGTCCATCGACGGCATGCCGGAAGAAGTGGTGTTCGAACCGCTCAACGAATTCGTCGGCGGCGGCACCAGCAAGCGCAAGCAGGCCAGCGAGCCGGGCCATGTGAGCACGGCGATGCCGGGCAATATCGTGGATGTGCTGGTCAAGGAAGGCGACGTGGTCAAGGCCGGCCAGGCTGTGCTGATCACCGAAGCGATGAAGATGGAGACGGAAGTGCAGGCGGCCATCGCCGGCAAAGTCACCGCCGTTCACGTAGCCAAGGGCGACCGGGTCAACCCGGGTGAAATCCTGATCGAAATCGAAGGCTGA
- a CDS encoding acetyl-CoA carboxylase biotin carboxylase subunit, giving the protein MITKILIANRGEIAVRIVRACAEMGIRSVAVYSDADRHALHVKRADEAHSIGAEPLAGYLNPRKLVNLAVETGCDALHPGYGFLSENAELADICAERGIKFIGPSAEVIRRMGDKTEARRSMIKAGVPVTPGTEGNVADIAEALTEGDRIGYPVMLKATSGGGGRGIRRCNSREELEQAFPRVISEATKAFGSAEVFLEKCIVNPKHIEAQILGDSFGNVVHLFERDCSIQRRNQKLIEIAPSPQLTPEQRAYIGDLSVRAAKAVGYENAGTVEFLLAEGEVYFMEMNTRVQVEHTITEEITGIDIVREQIRIASGLPLSVKQEDIQHRGFALQFRINAEDPKNNFLPSFGKITRYYAPGGPGVRTDTAIYTGYTIPPFYDSMCLKLVVWALTWEEAMDRGLRALDDMRLQGVKTTAAYYQEILRNPEFRSGQFNTSFVESHPELTNYSIKRKPEELALAIAAAIAAHAGL; this is encoded by the coding sequence GTGATAACAAAGATCCTGATCGCCAACCGTGGTGAGATTGCCGTCCGCATTGTGCGGGCCTGTGCCGAAATGGGTATTCGTTCGGTGGCGGTGTATTCCGACGCTGACCGGCACGCCTTGCACGTCAAGCGCGCCGATGAGGCCCACAGCATTGGTGCCGAGCCCCTGGCCGGTTACCTGAACCCGCGCAAGCTGGTGAACCTGGCTGTGGAAACCGGCTGCGACGCGTTGCACCCTGGCTACGGCTTCCTCTCGGAAAACGCCGAACTGGCGGACATTTGCGCCGAACGTGGAATCAAATTCATTGGTCCATCGGCCGAAGTCATTCGCCGCATGGGCGACAAGACCGAAGCGCGCCGCAGCATGATCAAGGCCGGCGTGCCGGTGACGCCGGGCACTGAAGGCAACGTCGCCGACATCGCCGAGGCGCTGACCGAAGGTGACCGCATTGGTTACCCGGTGATGCTCAAGGCCACCTCCGGTGGTGGCGGTCGCGGCATTCGTCGCTGCAACAGCCGTGAAGAACTCGAACAAGCCTTCCCCCGCGTCATCTCCGAGGCCACCAAGGCCTTTGGTTCGGCGGAAGTGTTCCTGGAAAAATGCATCGTCAATCCCAAGCACATCGAGGCGCAGATCCTCGGCGACAGCTTTGGCAACGTGGTGCATCTGTTCGAACGTGATTGCTCGATCCAGCGCCGTAACCAGAAGCTCATCGAAATCGCCCCCAGCCCCCAACTGACCCCCGAACAGCGTGCCTACATCGGCGACCTGTCGGTGCGTGCGGCCAAGGCCGTGGGCTATGAGAACGCCGGCACCGTGGAGTTCCTGCTCGCCGAGGGCGAGGTGTACTTCATGGAGATGAACACCCGGGTGCAGGTGGAACACACCATCACCGAAGAAATTACCGGCATTGATATCGTTCGCGAGCAGATCCGCATCGCGTCCGGCCTGCCGCTGTCGGTAAAACAGGAAGATATCCAGCACCGTGGGTTTGCGTTGCAGTTCCGTATCAACGCCGAAGACCCGAAGAACAACTTCCTCCCAAGCTTCGGCAAGATCACCCGTTACTACGCCCCCGGCGGCCCCGGCGTGCGTACCGACACGGCAATCTACACCGGCTACACCATCCCACCGTTCTACGACTCCATGTGCCTGAAACTGGTGGTATGGGCGTTGACCTGGGAAGAAGCCATGGACCGCGGCCTGCGTGCCCTGGACGACATGCGCCTGCAAGGCGTGAAGACCACCGCCGCCTACTACCAGGAAATCCTGCGCAACCCGGAATTCCGCAGCGGCCAGTTCAACACCAGTTTTGTGGAAAGCCATCCTGAGCTGACCAACTACTCGATCAAGCGCAAACCCGAAGAGCTGGCCCTGGCCATCGCCGCCGCCATCGCCGCCCACGCAGGCCTGTGA
- a CDS encoding LysR family transcriptional regulator — MRKSLMRMTLRQLQIFNEVCDLRSYSRAAEEMSLTQPAVSLQIRQLEELVGQPLFDYVGKKLYMTEAAEALQRASRDIFGRLENLDMQLSDMQGSLQGQLKLAVESSAKYFVPHLFAAFKRQHPEVQLHLTVVNRAQVIRRLSDNRDDLVIMSMVPQDMGLEFLPFLNNPIVAVAPPDHPLSLQGPLRLQDLEPYTLLLREPGSGTRLACEEYFKEKRVHFTQTVEVASAEAQRECVVAGLGVALLTRHALNLELATGGLKELPVEELPLYRSWCLVQAKAKRLSPVAHAFLGFIRSERVQISVLAERFAGQPRAPASAAPDSR, encoded by the coding sequence ATGCGTAAGTCACTGATGCGTATGACATTACGTCAATTACAGATCTTCAATGAAGTCTGCGATTTGCGCTCCTACAGCCGCGCTGCCGAGGAAATGTCCCTTACACAACCCGCCGTCAGCCTACAGATTCGCCAGCTCGAAGAGCTGGTCGGCCAACCGTTGTTCGACTACGTGGGCAAAAAGCTCTACATGACCGAAGCCGCCGAAGCCCTGCAGCGGGCCAGCCGGGACATCTTCGGGCGCCTGGAAAACCTTGATATGCAGCTCTCGGACATGCAGGGCTCGCTGCAGGGGCAATTGAAGCTGGCGGTGGAGTCCAGTGCCAAGTACTTCGTGCCGCACTTGTTCGCCGCCTTCAAGCGCCAGCATCCCGAGGTGCAGTTGCACCTCACGGTGGTCAACCGCGCCCAGGTGATCCGCCGGCTGTCGGACAACCGTGACGACCTGGTGATCATGTCCATGGTGCCGCAGGACATGGGCCTGGAATTTTTGCCCTTTCTCAACAACCCGATTGTCGCGGTGGCCCCGCCGGACCACCCACTGAGCCTGCAAGGCCCATTGCGCCTGCAGGATCTGGAACCCTACACCTTGCTGCTGCGCGAGCCGGGCTCCGGGACGCGCCTGGCCTGCGAGGAGTACTTCAAGGAAAAGCGCGTGCACTTCACCCAGACGGTGGAAGTGGCCTCGGCCGAGGCACAGCGCGAGTGCGTCGTGGCGGGGTTGGGCGTGGCCCTGCTGACGCGCCACGCCCTGAACCTGGAGCTGGCCACCGGCGGGCTCAAGGAGTTGCCGGTGGAAGAGCTGCCGCTGTACCGCAGCTGGTGCCTGGTGCAGGCCAAGGCCAAGCGCCTGTCACCGGTGGCCCATGCGTTCCTGGGCTTTATCCGCAGCGAGCGGGTGCAGATCAGCGTGCTGGCTGAACGCTTCGCTGGGCAGCCGCGGGCGCCTGCCAGTGCAGCTCCGGATAGTCGCTGA
- a CDS encoding PA3496 family putative envelope integrity protein, translating to MARHYEDSTSTVKTRRQQEDQRRMAFRRAIEDRCDQRQLLQSISDYPELHWQAPAAAQRSVQPAR from the coding sequence ATGGCCCGGCACTACGAAGACAGCACCAGCACCGTCAAAACCCGTCGTCAGCAGGAAGACCAGCGCCGCATGGCGTTCCGTCGTGCAATTGAAGACCGTTGTGACCAGCGTCAACTGCTGCAGAGCATCAGCGACTATCCGGAGCTGCACTGGCAGGCGCCCGCGGCTGCCCAGCGAAGCGTTCAGCCAGCACGCTGA